A single window of Ostrinia nubilalis chromosome 24, ilOstNubi1.1, whole genome shotgun sequence DNA harbors:
- the LOC135083668 gene encoding ommochrome-binding protein-like, translating into MAFSSSVLLILTLFHGLQAEKVVCDGIIFNHVYFDRELLVNNLGRPYNLVMHKFSGLLFFSHTVQNGTHADFLITTCHIDKRTCSNVSGVPGGYAIAYDAGNDDIYLGGHDGIYKYNFLTKSADFFAEEGKSIWGLFVRRNFYYIEYPTQKLRVYQDDEFLPVAEAINIEVDHFFISKHMDIYFSNRTALYKVEKPKKEAIVLSDEVVIRQIVEDSYGDTYFCTSDGIYIEDKPYHRIKKVAHIVQAFGLTFDEHDQIVYSDRNAIYRLKPSKVGPLCYEVLTNPAEREDLERIKDTLIS; encoded by the exons ATGGCGTTCAGCTCATCAGTTCTGCTCATCCTGACGCTCTTCCACGGTCTCCAAGCTGAGAAGGTGGTCTGCGATGGCATCATCTTCAACCACGTGTATTTTGACAGGGAACTCCTCGTGAACAACCTCGGGAGACCATACAACCTGGTCATGCACAAGTTCTCGGGGCTGTTGTTTTTTAGCCACACG GTGCAAAACGGGACCCACGCAGACTTCCTGATCACAACCTGCCACATCGATAAGCGTACTTGTTCCAACGTGAGCGGAGTTCCCGGAGGATATGCCATCGCTTACGACGCCGGCAACGACGACATATACTTAGGAGGCCACGACGGCATCTACAAGTATAACTTTCTCACCAAATCAGCGGACTTCTTCGCCGAAGAAGGCAAAAGCATATGGGGATTATTCGTCAGAAGAAATTTCTACTACATCGAGTACCCAACGCAAAAACTTAGAGTGTACCAAGACGATGAGTTCTTGCCTGTTGCTGAGGCTATTAATATAGAAGTCGACCATTTCTTCATTTCGAAACACATGGATATTTATTTCTCCAACAGAACAGCTTTGTACAAAGTTGAAAAGCCGAAGAAAGAAGCTATAGTTTTAAGCGATGAAGTAGTGATTCGACAAATAGTTGAAGACAGCTATGGTGACACATATTTTTGTACCAGCGATGGCATATACATTGAAGATAAACCGTACCATAGAATCAAAAAAGTGGCGCACATAGTCCAAGCTTTTGGCCTGACTTTCGATGAGCATGATCAGATAGTGTATTCCGATCGAAATGCAATTTATAGATTAAAACCAAGTAAAGTTGGTCCGTTATGTTATGAGGTTTTAACTAACCCTGCTGAAAGAGAAGATTtggaaagaattaaagatactcttattagttaa
- the LOC135083669 gene encoding uncharacterized protein LOC135083669: protein MALTMLESERSTPTAETRERRCRTQAGQSTRKRDVPPPPPPPPPPPPATTVTTVPTVEGQYAPPTPQVHEQTPRLSRVNQDTRSVRSSRRRAEIEAKLRVARQELEVAKAELELAQLDSDMEEDPEEVQYRQMQVENWLDHSNTIAERVPPELQPIPPPPPAAPLPPPPQVLPLPPPPPPQVLPPPPPQPLPTEGRTDIQELAMAITKLSQRAEGGLTRQLVDLPSFNGACEEWLAFRRSYEDTARSFTPAQNLARLRRCLQGHAREAVKSLLFTAENPEELMKSLEVRFGRPGAIALAELKKMERLPRVNESSGEICMFASRVRNAVATIRALGKTEYLCAPGAVECLIEKMPPTMKSRWLMYQRERRAEGKPALELMYDFMEVEADINSDYAPPEVSWDQKRNMFKRPVHHVQQTEGRREEPKTDAKKCPECREDHWLYECKKYKEASVEDKWEMVKKARMCFKCLRFKHSRNTCRAQPCKKCMRWHHISLHSEKPAAAKTQEKPAEGVVSSVHTTSCGKAYLKMTPVNLYGPKGTAKVLALLDEGSTVTLLDSSVAKKIGAQGKPEAITIEMVGGNGMMKSNSQRINMKIKGVHCRNKLSMEARTIDNLKLTKQGVEEGMLQNWKHLKKIKKKLVYDKEVPRLLIGQDNWGLIVTRRLRRGKASEPVASLTSLGWVLHGCNTGRSGPVKLVHHSRLVEDGTEALVHQHFEKEDIGVEPRRPCNDADKRARSVVLKKTSRGHQAHQRLIKRKLEKDPALKTLKKDRFEMKDEYTGEEKNSQVVATLKVTPEVTPDPKRFSDWTQLLPHREGELKDSAALDGPLLAKMAKEYLPTLMPRKIAGRETEDLRVSDVVFIVDVSLPSNTWPRGEVQRVYPGPDGRIRVLDVRTPR from the coding sequence aaaagagacgtgccgccgccgccgccgccgccgccgccgccgcctcccgcGACTACGGTGACCACCGTGCCGACTGTTGAAGGACAGTACGCGCCACCCACGCCGCAAGTGCATGAACAAACGCCGCGACTGTCACGAGTGAATCAGGACACGCGCTCCGTCCGCTCGTCAAGAAGAAGGGCAGAAATAGAGGCCAAATTAAGAGTGGCCCGCCAGGAACTGGAAGTTGCCAAAGCGGAATTGGAGTTGGCCCAATTGGATTCCGACATGGAAGAGGATCCAGAAGAAGTGCAGTACAGGCAAATGCAGGTCGAAAATTGGTTGGACCACTCGAACACCATCGCCGAGAGGGTCCCGCCGGAACTACAACCgataccgccgccgccgcccgccgcgccgctgccgccgccgccacaagttctaccgctgccgccgccaccgccgccgcaagtgttgccgccgccgccgccacagcCGCTACCTACGGAAGGGAGAACAGACATTCAAGAGTTAGCCATGGCCATCACCAAGCTGTCACAGAGGGCAGAGGGTGGCCTCACAAGACAACTGGTCGACCTCCCAAGTTTCAATGGCGCATGTGAAGAATGGCTCGCGTTCAGAAGGTCATATGAAGACACCGCGCGCTCCTTCACGCCGGCACAGAATTTGGCGCGACTACGAAGGTGTCTCCAGGGGCACGCAAGGGAGGCAGTCAAGAGCCTCCTGTTCACCGCCGAGAACCCGGAAGAGCTGATGAAGAGCCTGGAGGTCCGGTTCGGCAGACCTGGAGCCATAGCCCTGGCGGAGTTAAAGAAGATGGAAAGGCTGCCAAGGGTCAACGAGTCATCAGGGGAGATCTGCATGTTTGCCAGCCGAGTCCGCAATGCCGTGGCCACCATCAGGGCACTCGGCAAGACAGAATATTTGTGCGCACCAGGGGCCGTGGAGTGTCTAATAGAGAAGATGCCGCCGACCATGAAATCTCGGTGGCTGATGTACCAACGCGAGCGCCGGGCAGAGGGAAAACCAGCGCTCGAACTCATGTATGACTTCATGGAAGTTGAAGCAGATATTAACAGTGATTACGCTCCCCCGGAAGTGTCCTGGGACCAGAAGAGAAATATGTTCAAGAGGCCGGTTCACCATGTCCAACAAACAGAAGGACGCCGTGAAGAACCGAAGACTGACGCGAAGAAGTGCCCAGAGTGCCGTGAGGACCACTGGTTGTACGAATGTAAGAAATATAAGGAAGCCAGTGTTGAAGATAAGTGGGAAATGGTGAAGAAGGCAAGAATGTGCTTCAAATGCCTGCGCTTCAAGCACTCAAGGAACACGTGTCGGGCACAACCATGCAAGAAGTGCATGAGATGGCATCACATCAGTCTTCACTCAGAGAAGCCCGCAGCGGCGAAGACTCAAGAGAAGCCCGCCGAAGGAGTTGTATCGTCGGTACACACCACGAGCTGCGGAAAGGCCTACTTGAAGATGACGCCGGTGAACCTCTACGGGCCCAAAGGGACAGCAAAAGTGCTCGCGCTCCTGGACGAAGGGTCCACCGTCACGCTGCTGGACTCATCAGTGGCAAAGAAGATTGGGGCGCAAGGAAAGCCGGAAGCCATCACCATCGAGATGGTCGGGGGGAACGGAATGATGAAGAGCAACTCCCAGAGGATCAACATGAAGATCAAGGGGGTCCATTGTAGAAATAAACTCAGCATGGAAGCGAGAACTATCGACAACTTGAAGCTGACGAAGCAAGGTGTCGAAGAAGGAATGCTTCAAAACTGGAAACACCTGAAGAAAATTAAGAAGAAGCTGGTCTATGACAAAGAAGTACCTAGACTTCTGATTGGGCAAGACAATTGGGGGCTGATAGTCACACGGAGACTACGCAGAGGGAAGGCCTCCGAACCAGTTGCCTCTTTGACCAGCCTTGGATGGGTCCTGCATGGATGCAACACTGGAAGAAGTGGTCCAGTGAAGTTAGTGCACCACAGCAGATTAGTGGAAGATGGAACGGAAGCCTTGGTTCACCaacacttcgagaaagaggacaTCGGAGTGGAACCACGTCGGCCATGCAACGACGCCGACAAACGGGCTCGCAGTGTCGTCCTGAAGAAGACCAGCAGAGGGCATCAGGCACATCAGCGTCTCATCAAGAGGAAGTTGGAAAAAGATCCAGCGTTGAAGACTTTGAAGAAAGATCGCTTCGAGATGAAGGATGAATACACCGGAGAGGAGAAGAATTCTCAAGTTGTTGCCACATTGAAGGTAACACCAGAAGTCACTCCGGACCCGAAGAGATTCTCCGATTGGACTCAACTGCTACCTCATCGGGAAGGCGAACTGAAGGACAGCGCAGCGCTTGACGGACCACTTCTGGCGAAGATGGCAAAAGAGTACCTGCCAACTTTGATGCCGAGGAAGATAGCCGGACGGGAAACAGAAGACCTTCGAGTCAGCGACGTCGTTTTTATAGTCGACGTATCGCTTCCAAGCAACACTTGGCCACGAGGGGAAGTGCAGAGGGTATACCCCGGTCCGGACGGAAGAATACGAGTCCTCGACGTGCGAACACCCAGATGA